Proteins from one Gossypium raimondii isolate GPD5lz chromosome 8, ASM2569854v1, whole genome shotgun sequence genomic window:
- the LOC105792780 gene encoding SKP1-like protein 14, which yields MSTTVPKKITLRTADNHEFEVDEAVAMELGTVKTFFDENPDATDEPIPLPNVSSKCLSTIIEYCKFHLSLRARGNDSSSAEEEGKVYDEELIKAHDNESLVELILAVNYLNIKDMLDTLNQGVADRIKNKSVEYVRRFFGIENDYTPEEEAEIRAQYEWAFEGVDPDDD from the coding sequence ATGTCAACCACAGTCCCCAAAAAAATTACCCTCCGAACCGCCGACAATCACGAGTTCGAAGTCGATGAAGCAGTAGCCATGGAACTCGGCACCGTCAAGACCTTCTTCGACGAAAACCCCGACGCCACCGACGAGCCCATCCCTCTCCCCAACGTCTCCTCCAAGTGTCTCTCTACAATCATCGAGTACTGCAAATTCCACCTCTCTCTCCGTGCCCGCGGCAACGATTCTTCGTCGGCGGAGGAAGAAGGCAAGGTTTACGATGAAGAGTTGATCAAGGCCCATGACAATGAGTCTTTGGTCGAGTTGATCTTGGCCGTTAATTATCTCAACATCAAAGATATGCTTGATACGTTGAACCAAGGTGTTGCTGATAGGATTAAGAACAAGAGCGTGGAGTATGTTAGGAGGTTTTTTGGGATCGAAAACGATTATACACCTGAGGAAGAAGCTGAGATTAGAGCACAATATGAATGGGCTTTTGAAGGTGTTGATCCTGATGATGATTGA
- the LOC105792779 gene encoding 40S ribosomal protein S19-3, producing MEAARTVKDVSPHDFVKAYAAHLKRSGKIELPSWTDIVKTGKLKELPPYDPDWYYIRAASMARKIYLRGGLGVGAFRRIYGGAKRNGSRPRHFCKSSGSVARHILQQLQNVNIIDIDPKGGRRITSNGQRDLDQVAGRIAVAI from the exons ATGGAGGCAGCAAGAACAGTTAAGGACGTTTCCCCTCACGATTTCGTCAAGGCTTACGCCGCCCATCTCAAGCGCTCCGGCAag ATTGAGCTTCCTTCATGGACTGATATTGTCAAGACCGGCAAACTCAAGGAACTTCCTCCATATGATCCTGATTGGTACTATATCAGAGCCG CTTCCATGGCGAGGAAAATATACCTGAGGGGAGGTCTTGGTGTTGGTGCCTTTAGAAGGATTTACGGTGGGGCTAAGAGAAATGGAAGCCGTCCTCGCCATTTCTGTAAGAGCAGTGGATCTGTTGCTCGCCACATTCTTCAACAATTGCAGAACGTTAACATCATTGATATTGATCCTAAAGG TGGTAGGAGAATCACATCGAACGGCCAACGCGACCTGGACCAAGTAGCCGGAAGGATTGCGGTTGCCATCTGA
- the LOC105792778 gene encoding uncharacterized protein LOC105792778, which yields MHKLGRGHRDKVQQFMTITGASEKLALQALKASDWHLEGAFDFFYGQQSHIKSYTNTTHLEELYKRYKDPYTDMILADGITLLCNDLQVDPQDIVMLVVSWHMKASTMCEYSKEEFFTGLQALGIDSLEKFRERIPFMRSELKDEQKFREIYNFAFGWAKEKGQKSLALDTAIGMWQLLFAEKQWPLVDHWCQFLQARHNKAISRDTWSQLLEFARTVDPALLNYDAEGAWPYLIDEFVEYLNENGIIQNGQFK from the exons ATG CATAAACTGGGCAGAGGCCATCGGGACAAAGTCCAGCAGTTCATGACTATAACTGGAGCGAG TGAAAAACTTGCTCTTCAAGCTTTGAAGGCGAGTGATTGGCATCTTGAAGGAGCTTTTGATTTTTTCTATGGCCAGCAGTCTCATATTAAAAGTTATACCAATACTACACATTTGGAAGAActttataaaagatataaag ATCCTTACACGGATATGATACTGGCTGATGGTATTACTCTTCTATGCAACGACCTGCAG GTGGATCCCCAAGATATCGTTATG TTAGTTGTTTCATGGCACATGAAGGCCTCCACCATGTGTGAATATTCCAAGGAGGAATTTTTCACTGGGTTGCAGGCACTAGG GATAGATTCTTTGGAGAAGTTTCGTGAGAGGATTCCATTTATGCGTTCTGAGCTGAAAGATGAAC AAAAATTCCGTGAGATATATAACTTTGCATTTGGCTGGGCAAAAGAAAAG GGTCAGAAATCTTTGGCATTGGATACTGCAATCGGTATGTGGCAGTTGCTGTTCGCTGAGAAGCAGTGGCCATTGGTTGACCATTGGTGCCAGTTTTTACAG GCTCGACATAACAAAGCGATCTCTCGGGACACATGGTCTCAACTTTTGGAGTTTGCTAGA ACGGTAGACCCTGCTCTATTGAACTATGATGCCGAAGGTGCATGGCCCTATCTTATAGATGAATTCGTGGAATACTTGAATGAGAATGGCATCATTCAAAATGGACAGTTCAAGTGA